ctatctatctatctatctatctatctatctatctatctatctatctatctatctaactatctatctatctatctatctatctatctatctatctatctatctatctattccgTTACCATGGTGCttcgaatgttagaccattcttgaaaaacacaaaactttgaagccattttttcacaaaaactacagaaagtggcttagaccactctgcttccaaacctttcatgtaaaatatttaatgatcTAATGAaggaaaaccaaaaactaaTTCAAAATTGATGAATGAGACCATTACTGATCTTCAGATAGCAAAATGATTCACTGCATAATGCATCatagcacaacaacaacaggtttcatgaaataaaaagtgGGTGTTGTGTCTAATATTACCCCAGGCTATGACCGACAGGAGGTAAATGTCACACATCATGCAAAAATACTCCTCACAATCACGCAACAAACTCGCCATAGTAATAACCTGTATGATGAATGAGAAAGCTGCTCTGTGTCTGTCAGATGGCTTATGTGACTGACATCAAGATGGGTGGAGGCCGCGGGGCTTGGAGCGGAGTGACGCCTTCCTCCTGCCCCGAGGTGGACCTGGAGGTCATCGAGGAGTACCTGCAGGAGCATTCGCTGGAGGTTCAGCCAGCACACACACCTGCATCACCTCTGGCCACCATggggcaacacacacactcccacctgGGCACAAGGATCATAGGTCAGTGTGACGACGGATGACGAGGTCTGTGTGTGGTTTACTGGTGTGGATTTGACCCAATCTTACATGTGTCTTTTAACAGAGAATAGCTGGTCGGGTCAGCATCCGTACGAGTGGCACTGTGACTCACACACTCCAAACGAGGAATACAAAGAGCAAACCCTGCCTCCAGCCTGGAGTAGTACCCATGGCAACCAGTGGGTGAGTTCAAGGACCTCTAAGTACATTTTAGCTTGATTATCTTCTTACACAGCTGAATTCTACGAGACATCACTCCCTGTTGGCTACACCTAAGACTGACACTATTTCAGATTAATGAGGATGGTTACACTTGTgattcatttgtgtgtttttctttgtgtttaattCAGGAACACGTTGCCTATTCCTATGAGGCATCTGCATACATTGACTCAGATTCACAATCTAGTAGCTCCCAGTACCAGGAATACCAAGACTCGCCATCACCATCGTCTGACAGGGGGGACAGGAAGGACAGAGACCCCTTACCTCTTGTCCCACTGTCAGGTACAATAATATACAAAGATGTCACTAAACGTGTCCAAAAACACTGgacttttttctgcatttacccCACTTTTTTCGACATTTATGTTCACATGCACTCACGCACGTATCAGACACTGTCacctcatttttgtgtttacatccccttcctcctcctcaccagGAAAGAGGAAGGAGCGGCTGTTCCAGTTCCTGTTCGAGATGCTTCAGACACCGTCCATGCGGAGCTGCATCTGGTGGGTCCAGTCGGCCTCCGGCACCTTTCAGTTCTCCTCCCAGAACAAGGAGAGCCTGGCGCAGCTGTGGGGTCGGCGAAAGGGGAATCGCAAACCCATGACCTACCAGAAGATGGCACGGGCCCTGAGGAACTACTCCCGCACTGGCGAGATTCACAAAGTGAAAAGGAAGCTCACCTACCGGTTCGATGAGAAAACGCTGAGAGGTCTGCGAGGAGACTCCAATACGGTGTAGAAGGCATAGTGGAGAGGGCATTTAAGCATAGAAATAGAATAAGCTCAAAGGATATCGAGGGAAGTCATTTTTGATGTCCCATGAATGTCCTTTGTGCTGATTCTACTTCTGTGGTATTTTGAATAACAAATGAATACTGAGTATTTGAAAAGCCACTGTGAGTCAAAGCTTACTGTACATAGAGAACCATATTAGCTAGTATGAGAGGGGAaccagaaatgatacaaaaatgcAAACTTCAGGAACAACCAACATGTGAGAGGTCAGCTGGCATTTAACATGTAAACCTAAAAGGTTGTAACATAATATCTACTTCATAAGTAGACGTTAAATcattgtcaaaataaaagttgtgactttgtgttttgtttttttttagttctatATTGCAGCAGATACagtaaaaaatcttttttggacaaaattagTCTGCATAAACATGATCTGTTTGTGtcaaaattaaaaactattttcaaaaaacttaACTGTACACATGTCTGtagctgcctgtctgtctgcctacctgtctgtctctatgaaCAAAGAGACACTGTGTTGTCCATATTATACCAATAAACACAGACGTGCTTCGAAACTaaagcaaacagacacacacccgCAGCCAAAACTGTATGCAAAGTTCGGATGCACTGAAAAACCACCACCACAAACAGGCCTGTTAATCAGTAACATCTAAAAGCCGTCCTCGCACCATGaacagagcacacacacacagaacacacagacTGCTGAAAATTACTTTCTTTTGTATGAATTTGCCACCTAAGCTTATATTATTTCCATAGTTAAATGATAGGGTCATACAaatatgtgttttatgtgtgtatatgCTGAAAACCAAAAGTGCAAATGACTAAATATTCACATGTGGACTATCTAGGACACACTAATAGAGATAAACTTATAAGTTGCAAACCTTCCTTGTGTGATATATTTGCAATAACAAGTAGTAAACTGCATTAATGTATTAGGAATTTCTATTTCATGCAACTTCATCCTTTCTATCACGTGGGCAGGAAAATATATCTTTTActcaaatgcaatttttaatttacagcttaagatttgcatttaaaacataGGAGCATGTTATAGAATATGATGCACAGTAAAAAATTAAACTACCAGTAAATAATACAGAGAAGTAGCTGAAAGAGTTACATCAGCATGCAGTGTACACATGAATGCACGAGTAATAATAATCCAGTTATATAATTTTATAACCCTTATATACTATTATAACCCTTTGGATATATAGCACTTGGGTGGGGCTGAATTGCAtgagtgtttttacattttattcatttgatcTGATATGCTTTGCTCTACTTTTACTTGTAACTAAGTAGCCCAGTTTTTCATTgaattgtaattaaaaaaaaaaaaaactccaacagctacACTGAACCCACCTGCTGTTATGAAAAAGCTGACAGGGCTCATTCAGAAGCCCTTTCCTCTACTGAGGCACGTCgatcagagagagaaaaagatttTCACTTACTGATGAAATACAGATGGTGTCTCCATGGAGTTTCATGCCTGTTGTTGTGTGTGCACACAGAAGCGCATGCATGTCTGCATATAAAAAGCTTCTGCgtgttgctttttgtgtttatttgaacCCAAGAGCTGAGAAACAAGAAGTCCCTATCTGGACAACAAACTGGATTATGTTGGATTTTTCTCTGCTTTACGCCGCCTTCAAGGAAACCTAGAACTTAATAGCTTCTTTGTCACCCTCTGGTCTCCATCTGCAGCGATGGCTGAATGGAGCTGGGTGGCCTACACCGTGCTAGAGGTGCTGATTGCTGCGGCGTGCTGCCTTGGGAATGTGTTGGTggtgtgtgctgtgtgtctgGGTATCCGGGATTCCCTTCGAGAGCCAACCTTCTGCTTCCTGGTGTCCTTGGCGGTGGCTGACTTCCTAGTGGGTGTGGCTGCTGTGCCCCTGGCTGTGCTGCTGGATGGGTGGGTGAACGTGACCCCTGAGATGTGCCTGCTGCTCAGCTGTGTGGTGCTCGTGTTGACGCAGGCCTCTGTGCTGTCTCTGCTAGCCATCGCTGTGGACCGATACCTGCGGTTACACACCCCACACAGGTGAGGGCTGAAACACTGATTTATTGGTAGAAATTGTCAATTTGTGGGAATAATCTCCCATCGTTTCTGTCAACCCGCATTTTCAGATACAAAGCCCTGGCCACTCAGAGGCACACTTTGCTGGCCGTGTCTATGTGCTGGATACTTTCGGCTCTACTAGGCTTCACCCCTCTGTTTGGCTGGAATAATTACTCCTCCCTAACATCTGATTCCACCAATACTTCCTCCacttcctccatccctccaccaTGCACCTTCCTCTCAGTTATCTCCCTCCCCTTCATGGTCTACTTTAACTTCCTGGGATGTGTCATGGCACCCCTGCTGGTCATGAGCATCCTCTACACTCGAATCTTCTGGAGCCTGCAGGGACGTCTAAGGGAAAGCTGCCCTCAAACCCAGGTGCctctgctgaaggagaagaagcTGGCCTGCTCCCTGGCTCTGGTTCTCATTTTGTTTGCGGGCTGCTGGATTCCTCTGCACCTGATGAACTGCCTTCTGCTGTTTCATGGGCCCCACGCTGTCACTCAGGGATGCCTCTATACAGGCAGGTGATGGCGCTTTTTGTAATCCTTacacagtttgttgttttttttatattcatattaAGAGATTTCTCCATTTAAATTATGCTTTGATCACATACGATGtgtaccagcagtgaaacatgacaTTAACAAATCCAAACTTTTCCAGGTATTCTTCTGTCTCACGCCAACTCAGCAGTCAACCCCGTGGTCTACGCCTACCGCATCCCAAAGATCCAGCAGGCCTACAGTCAAATATGGAAGCGCTTCCTTGAGAGGTTAAactgttgccatgggaacaAGCGAGTTCGCAGATCAATAACGAGCACTTAAGCCAATCACACAGAGATGGGTAGATTGGGAGGTAGAACCAGAGGGTCATTTATAAGAGCAGAAACACATGCAGAGAGTTGAGATTGAATCTTTAAAAGTCTGTAGTGTTTGGTTTGCATGCGTAGCCCCTCGTGGTGTTTGGTTTCCCAATAATTTGAGTGCAAACTTGGTCCGAACGATTTCCCGTGTCTCCACCAGAGTGTGCCATACTCTCACAAACTCAACAGATGCTGCTCAGTAAGAATCAGAAAAGCAGTGTCAACAAAACAATGTCAAGATCCCATTCACTGATTTTTGGACAAATGATTTGAGGCAAGTGTGACTTTATTTAAGATGTACATATTTTAAAGCAGGTCAGTAAGACAGCTTCAGTCAGTTCAACAGCCACGGTTAATTAAACTAATCCTTTGAAGCACAAATGTCCCTGCTccttttttttactcttttttaaTGATGTCTGAGAATAAGTGTGATGCTTGAGCCATGAGAGTGAGCTGAATATTCATCAATGTCGAGTGAGCTCCTCAGGGAAGGCAATAGACTGTATAGTTATCACCTGAGCGGGGTGCAATCCCACCCACCAAACTATACAACCTACTACCTCACCCTGGCAGAGCCCCAAATTTACCTGTTCTGgggagaaaaaatgtaaaaaaaataaaaagaaaaaaagcttgaaTTATGTTGAGTGCTGCAagcgttttttgtttttttttttcttttgattggACAGCACGATTGCCCATCTGGAGATGACAGTCGGCGAGTAGCTGACTCAGCTGTCTCCTTGGGAAAGACAGTAGATTGTATAGTTATCTCAAAAAGAGGTCACAAAACCCCACAACTATTCAATCTACTACCTCAGCCCCAAGGACAGCATCCACGTTGCTTCATCATCAAAGATCCACAAAGGTAACTTTCCTGCAATGgtacaaagaaaaagagacagagagggttATCTTAATTAACTCATCTTTGAAACACATTCAGGGGACACACTGTTTagaattgttatttttaaaacgtatatttctgcagtattttcaaTAGTTGAAATTCAACCCCAACAGAAATGAGTGTTCAAGTATTGTCCGGTTTATCTCTGTGTctgattctttgtttttctttaaaccgCTTCCtggaaattgttcaaaatcacaacTTATGGCCGAAAC
The nucleotide sequence above comes from Amphiprion ocellaris isolate individual 3 ecotype Okinawa chromosome 8, ASM2253959v1, whole genome shotgun sequence. Encoded proteins:
- the LOC111573885 gene encoding transcription factor Spi-B, with the translated sequence MLAEMETMAYVTDIKMGGGRGAWSGVTPSSCPEVDLEVIEEYLQEHSLEVQPAHTPASPLATMGQHTHSHLGTRIIENSWSGQHPYEWHCDSHTPNEEYKEQTLPPAWSSTHGNQWEHVAYSYEASAYIDSDSQSSSSQYQEYQDSPSPSSDRGDRKDRDPLPLVPLSGKRKERLFQFLFEMLQTPSMRSCIWWVQSASGTFQFSSQNKESLAQLWGRRKGNRKPMTYQKMARALRNYSRTGEIHKVKRKLTYRFDEKTLRGLRGDSNTV
- the LOC111573852 gene encoding adenosine receptor A1-like — translated: MAEWSWVAYTVLEVLIAAACCLGNVLVVCAVCLGIRDSLREPTFCFLVSLAVADFLVGVAAVPLAVLLDGWVNVTPEMCLLLSCVVLVLTQASVLSLLAIAVDRYLRLHTPHRYKALATQRHTLLAVSMCWILSALLGFTPLFGWNNYSSLTSDSTNTSSTSSIPPPCTFLSVISLPFMVYFNFLGCVMAPLLVMSILYTRIFWSLQGRLRESCPQTQVPLLKEKKLACSLALVLILFAGCWIPLHLMNCLLLFHGPHAVTQGCLYTGRYSSVSRQLSSQPRGLRLPHPKDPAGLQSNMEALP